A genome region from Coffea arabica cultivar ET-39 chromosome 7e, Coffea Arabica ET-39 HiFi, whole genome shotgun sequence includes the following:
- the LOC113723027 gene encoding uncharacterized protein — protein sequence MELASYSPLRRASPSVVFTSTRITGRLPAIGSGKTVSNCLGPTITGKINCRVTLRRSTALLNGLRSKKFRSFRCLSALTPELRTTLDKVVASQKVLLFMKGTAEFPQCGFSSTVVQMLKSLNVPFETIDVLENEILRQGLKEYSNWPTFPQLYIDGEFFGGCDITVEAYKSGQLQELLEKALCS from the exons ATGGAGCTAGCCTCTTATTCACCATTGAGGAGGGCTTCTCCTTCGGTGGTCTTCACCTCCACTAGAATCACTGGAAGACTGCCGGCCATAGGCAGCGGAAAAACTGTTTCTAACTGCCTCGGTCCCACTATCACAGGCAAAATTAATTGCCGCGTCACGCTTCGCCGCAGCACCGCTCTTTTAAATGGACTTCGCTCAAAAAAATTCAGATCATTTCGGTGCTTGTCCG CTCTAACCCCTGAACTGAGGACGACCTTAGATAAGGTCGTCGCATCACAAAAAGTCCTTCTGTTCATGAAGGGAACCGCAGAATTTCCACAGTGTGGGTTTTCCAGCACCGTCGTACAGATGTTGAAGTCACTAAATGTTCCTTTTGAGACTATTGATGTTCTTGAGAATGAGATATTACGTCAGGGGTTGAAGGAGTATTCGAACTGGCCAACATTCCCTCAGCTCTACATTGATGGGGAATTCTTTGGTGGCTGCGATATTACAGTGG
- the LOC113723006 gene encoding zinc finger BED domain-containing protein RICESLEEPER 2-like — MTATREATAEWMLMHEHPFSIVEEEGFNLMQKRGMPEWQRINRTMNKNDYTSVYEREKTKLKKQLKKVKKISLTTDFWKSKNQKNEYIVITGHWIDSNWRLQKRVLNFVHVLPPHRSIQIADAIFKCLTDWRIVSKCTEMFEGYFLPKQVSISKRKVVSCEMLCSYTEFDGSRRTQQIKEIIDTIRDSVEFINKTDEIYLQFAEIVHQLQLPEKMLIYDCKTRWNSTYEMLTCALKFQDIFPRYRDREPNYDFCPTTEDWKKVSKVCNILKAFWTATHVISGSDYPTATLYLNEVCWIKVLLDSKVDDENSFVRSMVQKMKLKFDKYWGECNLLISIAAILDPRCKMRVINYCFPLLYPPHEVQSNIGKVRQALYDLYDKYVEIHVSSQSGSSSQLLIGNDHPTKSSSSASSSVSHVSGMSEFLTHIATIESVQPVNNELDTYFEDGLFTAADDSTVDIVNLDALKW; from the exons ATGACAGCCACGAGAGAAGCTACTGCTGAATGGATGCTTATGCATGAGCATCCATTTTCAATTGTGGAGGAAGAAGGCTTCAATTTGATGCAAAAAAGAGGGATGCCCGAATGGCAAAGAATCAATCGGACTATGAACAAAAATGACTACACATCAGTTTATGAAAGAGAGAAGACAAAAttgaaaaagcaattaaagaaAGTCAAGAAAATCAGCTTGACTACAGATTTTTGGAAATCCAAGAACCAAAAAAATGAGTATATAGTTATAACCGGGCATTGGATTGATAGTAACTGGAGATTGCAGAAACGGGTTCTCAACTTTGTGCACGTTCTTCCTCCACATCGGAGCATCCAAATTGCGGATGCTATTTTCAAATGTTTAACGGATTGGCGAATTGTGAGCAAG TGCACTGAGATGTTTGAAGGATACTTTCTCCCAAAACAAGTGTCTattagcaaaagaaaagttgTTTCATGTGAGATGTTGTGCTCATATACTGAATTTGATGGTTCAAGACGGACTCAGCAAATCAAGGAAATAATTGACACAATCAGGGACAGTGTGGAGTTTATCAATAAGACAGATGAAATATACTTGCAATTTGCTGAAATTGTACACCAACTGCAGTTGCCAGAAAAAATGCTAATTTATGATTGCAAAACAAGGTGGAATTCTACTTATGAGATGCTGACTTGTGCACTGAAGTTTCAAGATATTTTTCCAAGATACAGAGATAGAGAGCCAAATTATGATTTCTGTCCAACCACAGAAGATtggaaaaaggtttcaaaagtgTGCAATATTTTAAAAGCTTTTTGGACAGCAACTCATGTGATATCTGGTAGTGATTATCCGACAGCAACTTTGTATCTAAATGAAGTTTGTTGGATAAAAGTACTACTAGATAGTAAGGTTGATGATGAAAATAGCTTTGTCCGGTCAATGGTGCAAAAGATGAAGCTAAAATTTGATAAGTACTGGGGAGAATGTAATTTGTTAATATCTATAGCAGCTATTTTGGATCCCAGATGCAAGATGAGAGTCATaaactattgctttccattgctTTATCCTCCACATGAAGTGCAAAGCAATATAGGCAAGGTTCGACAAGCCTTGTATGACCTATATGATAAATATGTGGAGATACATGTTTCAAGCCAAAGTGGATCATCTTCTCAACTACTAATCGGCAATGATCACCCAACCAAGAGCAGCAGTAGTGCATCTTCATCAGTGTCTCATGTTTCAGGTATGAGTGAATTTCTTACCCATATTGCTACCATTGAGAGTGTTCAACCCGTCAATAATGAGTTGGATACCTACTTTGAAGATGGTCTCTTCACAGCTGCAGATGATTCAACGGTAGACATTGTGAATTTGGATGCCTTGAAGTGGTGA